The nucleotide window CCGGCAGAGCAGCTGCGAGCCGGGAGAGCCGGGCCACGCTCACAGCCCGCCGGAcccccccgctgcccccggACACGCGTGTGGCTCTGTGaccccccccaaccccctcGCCATGGTGGACGCCTTCGTGGGCACTTGGAAGCTGGTGGACACGGCCAATTTCGATGAGTACATGAAGGCGTTGGGTGAGTAGgggggaggaggctgcaggggggACGACTGCGGGGGTCAGGACAtcacctcctttttttcctaccccccctccccagtttgCCTGGACGGGACCCACCCCTGCCCACCCCGCTCCGGGGGGCTGTGGGTGGgttgctgctgcctggtggggGTTAATGGGGGTTCTGGGGATTTGTGACTGGGGGCTTGGGCTGGGTaagagatggggagggggggggctcATCCTTCCCCTAccccctgtcccctctccaACCCGGGACAGCCCTTggtggagggaggggatgggatgCTCCCTCCGGGGTGCAGAGACCTGCTCAGGACCCCTCCAGCCTTCATCCCTGCAAACCCCCACATCACCCAGCCCCggtgcagcccctgggcagggtgggtCCCCCACCGCAGAGCAGTCCGTGGTTGGGGGGTGATACCAATGTcctcccatcccacccagccccagagctggtgggtgctggtgcAGGATTCTGCACGGAGCAATGGCAGAGCTCCCAGCCCACTCCCACCCCTCCAAACCCTGGATCCCCCCGCCCCAGACTCGGGGGGCACACACAgagctcccccagcaccacaggtGCTGGTTGAGTTTGGAGTTCACCCCACAACACGGTGGGGAGGGAGAGCTCCAGGGTGATGTCGGGATGGACAGGAGGCTGACAGCCAcatccagccccccctgcaccCTCAGCCCCCCCAAACCTCGCACCCCGCAGGCGTGGGCTTTGCCACGCGGCAGGTGGCTGGTCTCACCAAACCCACCACCATCATCGAGGTGGAGGGCGACAAGGTCACTGTGAAGACCCAAAGCACCTTCAAGAACACTGAGATCAGCTTCAAGCTGGACGAGGAGTTTGACGAGACCACAGCAGACGACAGACATGTCAAGGTGAGCCCCCAGACCCTGCTACCCCCACGCACTTTCTGACCCCCCAGAAAGGGTCTGTGGACTCTGCTGGatccaggcagcagctcttggcTCTGGGgctccatcctttctgtccatGGAAGGGTAACATTGCTTTGCCTGCCTGGTCTGGTGCTCAACCTGGTCTCCCCCAGGCAAACCCCCCCTCCTCACTCCATTGTGCAGCAAGGTTTtcccctggggagcagctgcgGGCTGGAGCTGCCGGGAAGGTTGTGCAAGAGCCAGGCTTGCAAACGCCAAGTGTCCTGCTTGGGGCTTGCTCAAGAGGAGATGAGGGGACCTGGTGGGGTGGCAGAGAGTGTTGTCCCTGCTCCAGTGGGCGGGGAGCACCAGATCTCTTTGTTGAGCTGCCTCTTTGCCTGCCCCACAAAgtaggcagctctgcaggcagggagggagcagcctggCCAATGCCTCCCCAGGGGCAGGTGTACCCCCGGGGAGGCCAATACTTCCCTGGTCGAGCTGTTCCTCCCATTAAGAGGAGGGAACAAACCACCTTGAGAGTGgctgaagctttttttcctggcttctcCCACCCCACAGAGACAATTCCCCTTGCAGGACTGATCCAGCCCCTGCTTTTTTCTAGTTTCCCGGCTGTCAGTCCCAAGCCCCATTAAATATACCATGCATGGAGTAGTCAGCAGCCCCGTGCCCCCCACCCAGCCCGGGGGCACATCAGGGGCCCCTTGGGGGGCTCATTGGACACAAAACCCCTTCCTGGCCCCAAGGCAGCAAGCACAGGGCTGGGGCCAAAGCAAGGCTGGGCTGAAAGGGGACAAGCACgagcaaggcagcagcactgggcagacAGGGCAGCAcgtccctgcagagctgccacgCTCAGATCTGCCAGAGCTGGTGGAAACTATGCTGAGAGCAGCCCAGACGTGTGacctgccaccagctcctgcctccagccTGGGAACGTGCCCTTCAGGCACCCCTCGGACAGTGGCCAGAGGGCAcaccacaggcagcaggggcaggatgGCTGCCTGAGccatggggctgcaggggaTGGGGCAGGTGGGGTTTACCACGCCATGGAGCACACCCGAGTTGTGAGGCACCTAATTTGTGGGGTACACTAAGTCGTGGGGCACCCAGGGTGTGTGGGGtccagggctgtggggcacCTGAGTTGTGCAAGGGAGCCAAGATGTAGGGAAGCTCAAGGTGTGTGGAGACCCTGGGAGATCCTAACCCATGGGGGCACACAAGCCACTGGAGGTCCCAGCCCGTGGCAGAAACCAAGGAATGGGTCATCCAGGCCATGGGCTTCAGGATCCCAGCCCATGGGACCCCTGAGCTGTGGGGGGGACCTGCATTGCAGGACCACCCAAGGAGCAGCACCTGGCTCTTGAGGAGCTGGGTGGGTGGCACAGGGCAGGATGGGGgtgggcagctggtgctgcttgtCCTGGCACAACCCTGCACCGTGTGTGCCTTGCTGGCTGTCACACCAaccttggcagcagcagggatttCGTGGCTGAGTCAACAGCAGCGGCTGAGCAAACAGCAGCCCCGGCGAGCAGGGGCGTGTTTGCTGGATCAGCCCCTCCAAAAACCCTTGGGTTCAAAGCACCGATACCTGCCCCACCTCTTTGATCGCCTCCggcaccagagctgtgctgggaatgGCTGGGAACAGGTCCCAGCAGCCCCGGAGCAGGATGAGGCTGTGGTCAGGGAGGGCAGGGTCACCGTGATGGTGCCCGCAGCTGGGTTACTGGGGGAGGAACAGGGTGTGGCCAGTGCTGAACTGGGCTGATGAAGACAAGCTGCTGGTCAGGCATCCCGGGGGAGGCACCCACAGCCAGTCCCTGAGCCCAGCTGAGCACAAGGATGCCCAGTATCATTCAGCACTACCTCCAGCCATGGGGACAAAGCCACGGGGAGGAGGGTAACAGTGGTGCTTCCTTTACCCCCACAGTCCACTGTCAAGCTGGAAGGAGGCAAACTCATCCACGTGCAGAagtgggatgggaaggagacTTCGCTGGTCCGGGAGCTGAAGGATGGAAAGTTAATTCTggtaaggaaacagaaaagattttaGACTTGAGGGGGGGGGGCTGAGCCCAGGACATGGGAAATGGGGGAGGCGGGCTGCCCTGGCTTGGCACAGCTAACCAACCCACCACTGCTCTCTCTGCCACCAGACTCTCACCATGGGCAACGTCGTCTCCACCCGCACCTACGAGAAGGCAACATAGACGCTGTCCCCAGGTCCTCAGCCTGTCCCCTGGAGCCACACTCAGCCCCTCACTGCCTCTGTCCTCGCCCCCTGCTGGGCAGGACTCACCGTGGCCTCTGAGCCCCCTGCACCCACCAGGGCTGTCTCCTGTCCCCAGTGCCTGGTGGGGCTGCTTGGGGCTTGGGTGGTGCTTTGTGGTTTGGTTTCgttgttagatttttttttttattaataatggGAAAACCCacgtggaaaaaaaatgaataaaggCCATGTTGTTACAGCTCTGTGGCGAGTTCACTTGCAAAAAGGATTTTTGGGCATGTGCTCAACTGTAGTGTTGAGCCACAAGGATCTATGGGGAGGAGCACGGGGGGGCTAAATCCAGGCCAGACACCTGGCAGTGATGGGGTTAAATGACCAGTGATTCCAGTAGCACTGGTTCTGTGGAAATAAGTTGTTACAGCTAGAGATGGGCTTTTCTGGCAGAAGATTAGTTAATTcccactgcagctctgccatcaATTGTCCAGGATCCAGGCAGGCTCCATCCCAGCCAAAGCCACCCGTGCTGGCAGGTGTGCTCTGCCAAAGTAGCAGCTGATGGTTCGTGCCCAGCAGCGCCTGTGCCAAAGTCAAGGTCACAAGCACATCAGGTCTGGGTTTGGGAAGGGAACTGGCCCAAAAGGAGGGACTTGAAACTGGGGCGAGAGGCACTGGAAAGGGCACAGCACCTGGAGAAGGggcaggctgcctgcagcaaCCCCAAGTCCTCTTGCCACACCAAGGGGCCatggccagccctgccctcacTTCCCCTGTGAGTGGCTCAGCTTCCCCCATGGTACAT belongs to Apus apus isolate bApuApu2 chromosome 21, bApuApu2.pri.cur, whole genome shotgun sequence and includes:
- the FABP3 gene encoding fatty acid-binding protein, heart; its protein translation is MVDAFVGTWKLVDTANFDEYMKALGVGFATRQVAGLTKPTTIIEVEGDKVTVKTQSTFKNTEISFKLDEEFDETTADDRHVKSTVKLEGGKLIHVQKWDGKETSLVRELKDGKLILTLTMGNVVSTRTYEKAT